The Triticum aestivum cultivar Chinese Spring chromosome 7B, IWGSC CS RefSeq v2.1, whole genome shotgun sequence genome window below encodes:
- the LOC542915 gene encoding 60S ribosomal protein L30-like — translation MAPTKKSKKSTENINNKLQLVMKSGKYTLGYKTVLKTLRSSKGKLIILANNCPPLRKSEIEYYAMLSKISVHHFHGNNVDLGTACGKYYRVCCLSILDPGDSDIITTVPQ, via the exons ATGGCTCCCACCAAGAAGTCG AAGAAGAGCACGGAGAACATCAACAACAAGCTGCAGCTGGTGATGAAGAGCGGCAAGTACACGCTCGGCTACAAGACCGTCCTCAAGACGCTCCGGAGCTCCAAGG GGAAGTTGATTATCCTCGCAAACAACTGCCCTCCGCTCAGGAAGTCTGAGATCGAGTACTATGCTATGCTGTCCAAGATCAGCGTTCATCATTTCCATGGAA ACAATGTTGACCTTGGAACTGCCTGCGGCAAGTACTACCGGGTCTGCTGTTTGAGCATTCTTGACCCTG GTGACTCGGACATCATCACCACCGTTCCTCAGTGA